In a single window of the Bufo bufo chromosome 5, aBufBuf1.1, whole genome shotgun sequence genome:
- the LOC121002443 gene encoding histamine H3 receptor-like yields the protein MEVFYLFRVPNNISTNGSSEDDKDSVSEGAQIFSYIFIPLITSITVLGNTLVILAFIIDKRLRNQSNFFLLNLAICDFFIGAFCIPVSASYILTGKWTLGDVLCKVWLVADNLMCTASVFNIVLISYDRFISITMAVVYRSQQRNHSQTAVKMALVWILAFLLYSPAIILWEYVNGDPLIPEGMCVAGYYYSWHFLFGASTFDFFLPLIGIVIFNFSIYWNIRKRSRKKPEMFTPGHSGMSPGLPVIFRSGKLNERRPESKNSVSQSSIGISSSQSSIQSMKLSRDKKVAKSLTILVCVFGICWAPYIFLQTIRAACHDTCVESYWNQVTSWMLWINSSVNPIIYPLCHKSFRDALIKMSQKLALNKLQEEVSLHNHRFVEIEQRVVCVEEDSADAAAKHKDLFQLANRLQEKVEDLENRSRRSNLRLVGIPESVPPQDLQRLFESDLPQALGIGGKRRFERAHRVGPQREPMAPSSMTTNQRPRQVICKYLDYSDKEDILRAYRLRREPLFIRGNKALVFADYSAETTQSLQYCMFWTAQKRDQISTNVPSNCQNKTK from the exons ATGGAGGTTTTCTACCTGTTCAGAGTCCCCAATAACATTAGTACTAACGGATCTTCCGAGGATGACAAGGACTCTGTTTCTGAAGGCGCACAGATTTTCTCATACATTTTCATACCTCTGATCACATCAATCACTGTTCTTGGTAACACTCTTGTCATTTTAGCCTTTATTATTGACAAAAGACTTAGAAACCAGAGTAACTTCTTCCTTCTCAATCTGGCTATCTGTGACTTTTTCATAG gtgcattctgtattccagtgAGTGCTTCATACATCTTGACTGGGAAGTGGACTCTTGGAGATGTTCTTTGCAAAGTCTGGTTGGTAGCTGACAACCTTATGTGCACGGCTTCAGTTTTTAATATTGTTCTCATCAGTTATGACCGGTTCATTTCCATCACTATGGCT GTGGTATATCGCTCCCAACAGAGGAATCATAGTCAGACTGCAGTTAAGATGGCCTTGGTTTGGATACTAGCCTTTCTTCTATACAGTCCAGCTATTATTTTATGGGAATATGTTAATGGTGACCCTCTCATTCCTGAAGGCATGTGTGTTGCTGGATATTATTATAGTTGGCATTTTCTATTTGGTGCATCAACCTTTGATTTCTTTCTTCCATTGATAGGCATTGTAATCTTTAATTTCAGTATATACTGGAATATTAGAAAGAGGAGTAGGAAGAAACCTGAAATGTTCACACCAGGTCATAGTGGGATGTCTCCAGGACTGCCAGTTATATTTAGATCTGGAAAATTAAACGAAAGAAGACCTGAATCAAAGAACAGTGTATCTCAGTCATCCATTGGCATCTCCTCCTCACAGAGCAGCATCCAATCTATGAAGCTCTCCAGGGATAAGAAAGTTGCTAAGTCTCTCACAATTCTGGTCTGTGTATTTGGGATTTGTTGGGCGCCATACATATTTCTCCAGACTATCCGTGCGGCTTGTCATGATACCTGTGTTGAATCTTACTGGAACCAAGTTACAAGCTGGATGTTATGGATCAATTCTTCAGTGAATCCTATTATCTATCCTTTGTGCCATAAAAGCTTTAGAGATGCTTTAATAAAAATGTCTCAGAAAT TGGCGCTGAACAAGCTGCAGGAGGAGGTGTCGCTACACAATCATAGATTTGTGGAAATCGAACAGAGGGTGGTGTGTGTAGAGGAAGATTCTGCAGATGCAGCAGCTAAACACAAGGACTTATTTCAGTTAGCCAACCGTTTGCAGGAGAAAGTAGAAGACCTGGAAAATAGGTCCAGGAGGAGCAATTTAAGACTGGTTGGGATACCAGAATCGGTGCCACCGCAAGATCTGCAACGCCTCTTTGAAAGTGATCTACCCCAGGCCCTGGGCATCGGTGGGAAGCGGAGATTTGAGAGAGCACATCGTGTGGGGCCCCAGAGAGAGCCCATGGCGCCATCCTCTATGACAACAAATCAGAGACCCCGCCAAGTCATTTGCAAATATCTAGATTACTCAGATAAGGAGGACATTCTGAGGGCTTATAGGCTAAGACGTGAGCCGTTGTTCATACGCGGTAACAAAGCACTTGTATTTGCTGACTACTCGGCAGAAACCACGCAGAGCCTTCAGTATTGTATGTTCTGGACTGCACAGAAACGGGATCAAATTTCAACTAATGTACCCAGCAACtgtcaaaataaaacaaagtga